In Schizosaccharomyces osmophilus chromosome 2, complete sequence, the following proteins share a genomic window:
- the scd2 gene encoding Cdc42 GTPase complex scaffold subunit Scd2: MVKIRRSWKSHSRVSDKNPFSIEPPRKVVRALYDYTARKASEISFTKGDFFHVIGRENDERWYEVCNPAAGTHGYVPVSHFEEIGKNANSMRLSSGSESTSTLIDLTNSTNSPRVSLNDLQSSTQPLFGVVQFDFVAERPDELDAKAGETVIIIARSNHEWLVAKPIGRLGGPGLIPLTFIQLRDLKTGAVIKHISEAILRTSCIPRVEDWKRAATDYKKSSIPLGTFHCPAEDTASSTGFESKSTLTDAVKSSPPPSISTSQISSSKLSSLSANNDGQCIPSGSSNNFPLSNASHVIAAMVEAYFVHNDQFWYLVRAVMSDGRHRNLCRYYEDFYYLQLTLLDVFPSEAGRGKNRRVIPYMPGPVDDVNELVSSQRALDLDVYVKEICRLPSHLLESDYIKKFFLPMDGDVDASHPTSSMPRVVERPFIFAELQEQKDIPAPNKPVSGNGHVHNPAIQKVKIRSGDETFALRIASDISYEAFIDKLKAKLGFDWDKLVYRDDSKDEFLPMCSADDLRDAFSQKSGTLLLAER; the protein is encoded by the exons ATGGTGAAG ATTCGACGTTCTTGGAAAAGCCATAGTCGCGTTTCGGATAAAAATCCGTTCTCTATTGAACCTCCCAGAAAGGTTGTACGAGCTCTGTATGACTACACAGCGCGAAAAGCTTctgaaatttcttttaccaaaggtgatttttttcatgtaATCGGTCGTGAAAACGACGAGCGCTGGTATGAGGTCTGTAATCCGGCTGCAGGTACTCATGGGTATGTTCCCGTTTCCcactttgaagaaattggaaaaaatgcCAATTCTATGAGACTTAGCAGCGGTAGTGAATCCACTAGTACCCTGATAGATTTGACGAACTCTACTAATTCTCCACGAGTTTCTCTCAACGACTTACAATCTTCTACTCAGCCTCTATTTGGCGTTGTGCAGTTTGATTTTGTTGCCGAAAGACCTGATGAACTAGATGCCAAAGCTGGTGAAACAGTCATTATTATTGCTCGCTCTAATCATGAATGGTTGGTTGCCAAACCAATCGGTAGGTTGGGTGGACCAGGTCTTATTCCTCTTACGTTTATTCAATTACGAGATTTAAAGACAGGTGCCGTGATCAAACATATCAGCGAAGCCATTCTGCGTACCTCTTGTATTCCACGAGTAGAAGACTGGAAACGGGCCGCTACTGATTACAAGAAAAGCAGCATTCCTTTAGGGACCTTTCATTGTCCAGCGGAAGACACCGCGTCTTCAACTGGATTTGAATCTAAGAGCACTTTAACCGATGCTGTGAAGAGCTCACCTCCTCCTTCCATTTCTACTTCCCAGATAAGCTCTTCGAAGCTTAGTTCATTAAGCGCGAATAACGATGGACAATGCATACCCTCTGGTTCATCAAATAATTTCCCTCTGTCTAATGCTTCCCATGTAATCGCTGCAATGGTGGAGGCCTACTTCGTTCATAATGATCAATTCTGGTACTTAGTACGTGCAGTTATGAGTGATGGTCGACATCGAAATCTTTGCCGTTACTATGAAGACTTTTATTATCTTCAGTTGACACTCCTGGATGTGTTTCCAAGTGAAGCTGGGCGGGGAAAAAATCGCCGTGTAATTCCCTACATGCCTGGCCCTGTCGACGATGTGAATGAATTGGTTTCTTCTCAACGAGCGTTGGATCTCGATGTCtatgtaaaagaaatttgcCGACTTCCTTCTCATCTATTGGAAAGTGACTATATCAAGAAGTTCTTTTTACCTATGGATGGCGACGTTGATGCTTCCCATCCTACCAGTTCCATGCCACGCGTCGTAGAACGTCCGTTCATATTTGCAGAATTGCAAGAACAGAAAGACATTCCTGCTCCCAACAAGCCTGTTTCCGGAAACGGCCATGTCCATAACCCCGCTATTCAGAAAGTCAAAATTCGTTCTGGCGATGAAACATTTGCCTTGCGCATTGCCTCAGATATTTCTTACGAAGCATTTATCGATAAactgaaagcaaaattaGGTTTTGATTGGGACAAGCTAGTCTATAGGGACGATTCCAAGGATGAATTCTTACCCATGTGTAGTGCGGATGATCTACGCGATGCCTTCTCTCAAAAGTCCGGCACTTTATTGCTGGCAGAGAGATag
- a CDS encoding DUF2009 family conserved protein: MNKAELRELYLSSILPESLHNNHKTTEDAPCFMSQRSKVIPVRLEYQERKLLHLLVAALDVCDYTDTVDTLRFSSKAKRTAQQLKGITSVLAGIMVAYDYKAGQDLLETKDFEKYASFFQDVFEIGRRYKVLNPNRLGSTYGKLMYFVQDSMCQEIQENLGFNLFKPILTVYEYLEDRKALKVLDDPYITAATMEIVAGGRSRSAIQKDIKTKERAVETIAKRHASSAITKDQIRWCLYSLADSNSYLRFNRDPVAKLIDMVKQNFSADTVDDEFSLAIDAANGSRLQHNHYKQYHYVLQSLNLWLLIMGEIFSLWALSDLELTNPDVQYELVDNNQGVHRIQACPNIRIAMERILSKAQRQAGSWIGDSTIHLGDTAVPNALLFIDKYMQVPRILTPLVLFFEELDSLHDPALLRYIETAFGGKEYLKKMVLTDFMRFGFDGSGADNWFDAGSCIDGRLTSAWNWANSIHTKDYYRVLLMTGFLSFNGE; the protein is encoded by the exons ATGAATAAAGCGGAGTTACGAGAACTTTACTTGTCATCTATTTTACCTGAAAGTTTACATAATAACCATAAAACTACTGAAGATGCTCCTTGTTTCATGTCACAGCGTAGTAAAGTGATACCTGTACGGCTAGAGTACCAAGAGCGAAAACTGCTTCATTTGCTGGTTGCTGC TTTGGACGTATGCGATTACACAGATACCGTTGATACCTTACGATTTTCGTCAAAAGCTAAACGAACTGCCCAGCAATTGAAAGGTATTACCTCCGTACTGGCGGGAATTATGGTAGCGTATGACTACAAAGCTGGACAGGATCTAttggaaaccaaagattttgaaaagtatgCCAGCTTTTTCCAAGATGTATTTGAGATTGGCCGACGGTACAAAGTCTTGAATCCCAATCGTCTAGGTAGCACTTATGGTAAACTAATGTACTTTGTTCAAGATTCCATGTGTCAGGAAATTCAGGAAAATCTTGGCTTCAATCTATTCAAGCCAATTTTGACTGTTTACGAATATCTAGAAGATCGAAAAGCCTTGAAGGTTCTTGATGATCCTTATATTACGGCTGCTACTATGGAAATTGTAGCAGGCGGTCGATCAAGATCTGCCATCCAAAAAGATATCAAAACGAAAGAGCGTGCGGTAGAGACTATCGCAAAAAGACACGCGAGCTCAGCCATAACGAAGGACCAAATCCGTTGGTGCTTATATTCCCTGGCGGACAGCAACAGCTACCTTCGATTTAACCGGGATCCGGTTGCTAAATTGATAGATATGGTTAAACAAAACTTCTCCGCCGATACCGTGGATGATGAATTCAGTTTAGCTATTGATGCTGCAAATGGCTCTCGTTTACAACATAATCATTACAAGCAGTATCACTACGTACTTCAGAGTCTCAATTTGTGGCTTTTGATTATGGGtgaaatcttttctttatgggCTTTGAGTGACTTGGAGTTGACAAATCCAGATGTCCAGTATGAATTGGTCGATAATAATCAAGGTGTTCATAGAATTCAGGCGTGTCCTAATATTCGAATTGCTATGGAGCGTATCTTGAGTAAAGCTCAAAGACAAGCGGGCTCATGGATCGGCGATTCGACAATCCACTTGGGAGATACGGCAGTTCCAAATGCTTTACTATTTATTGATAAATATATGCAGGTACCACGTATTCTTACTCCACTTGTTTTATTCTTTGAAGAACTTGACTCTTTGCATGATCCGGCTTTGCTTCGCTACATAGAAACTGCATTCGGAGGAAAGgaatatttgaagaaaatggtGCTAACCGATTTCATGCGCTTTGGTTTCGATGGCTCTGGTGCAGACAACTGGTTTGAT GCTGGCAGTTGTATTGATGGCCGCCTTACTAGCGCCTGGAATTGGGCTAACAGTATTCACACAAAAGATTATTATAGGGTACTATTGATGACCGGCTTTCTGAGCTTCAATGGTGAATAG
- the cbp8 gene encoding cytochrome b translation regulator Cbp8 → MVSIIVNRNNYHFLRTSKSFVSDCISTNRACNNVHQRASNVVGFRRGNVRSIYDYRWFPTELLLHKRFSKNRVAFRSFVNVLENHGISYANLELSVSRLYNDCVSSLSPFYTLYEPNASLYLRLIDSFSENQLAIILLQSNFEEEANIIFEYLQRVICLDPVYSRSYRITESISNDLFERCKLLTEKNQEDPKNFIHACINSLLFLSYDRSFSTIYWQQGSQFQQFLGLLRDSAASVHQPQPSLYKSIELFFYSILRTYALHKGFIPLVNSIDQCLPENMRIKQEELARVELFGMRISTSSQSVSLENFSDSRLLSSLYSGNYRALSEWLTKAFKEGTDVNIKILSLFLKGEPKMISLRDTLSLFLFLVKKDTHTGSFLEVKASLLSRLLRAKKLHEFHIVLSTTPNFQSLIEHRNYGVLFPVLDYITVKKDFDLFEELDNSLVNYGREIPEDLYIELLKCYGQMPKDVKFYKLFKAFLGKNPVLNENQKRYVNSILLESCHTHLSRVLYQEFPDVLRPSNSILFFCYCFRKKGHEWIRKYLNIAEYSKDDLRNGMITSSNASKTLLKAMCSKYDSSRAIDFLKTCSADGPYPSILLQEILHHAQTENNSESVQWLKFQEVFSQQSCEKEKKRTPVII, encoded by the coding sequence ATGGTGTCAATTATAGTAAACAGGAATAATTACCACTTTTTAAGGACGTCGAAATCCTTCGTTTCTGACTGTATCTCAACAAATCGTGCTTGCAATAATGTTCATCAAAGGGCATCGAATGTTGTAGGATTTCGAAGAGGAAATGTCAGGTCCATATATGACTATCGATGGTTTCCGACTGAATTATTGTTACACAAACGTTTCTCGAAAAATAGGGTCGCTTTTAGGTCGTTTGTAAATGTTCTTGAGAATCATGGTATAAGCTATGCGAATTTGGAGCTATCCGTTTCAAGACTATATAATGATTGTGTCTCCTCTTTAAGTCCTTTTTATACTTTGTACGAACCTAATGCAAGTTTATATTTACGCTTAATCGATTCCTTCTCAGAAAACCAATTAGCAATCATTCTCCTGCaatcaaattttgaagaagaggcaaatataatttttgaatatttacAAAGGGTAATTTGTTTAGATCCCGTCTATTCTCGTTCTTACAGGATTACCGAGAGCATATCGAATGATTTATTCGAACGTTGTAAATTATTgacagaaaaaaatcaagaagatCCGAAGAACTTTATACATGCATGCATAAACTCTCTTCTATTCCTCTCCTACGatcgttctttttctactATCTATTGGCAGCAGGGATCTCAGTTTCAGCAATTCTTGGGTTTGTTGAGAGACTCTGCAGCTTCTGTTCATCAACCGCAACCTAGTCTTTATAAAAGCATTGAGCTATTTTTTTACTCTATTCTCAGGACTTATGCCCTGCATAAAGGATTCATTCCTTTGGTCAATTCTATTGACCAATGCCTACCAGAGAACATGCGgataaaacaagaagagcTAGCAAGGGTAGAGTTGTTCGGAATGCGAATTTCTACCTCTTCACAATCCGTCTCACTTGAAAACTTCTCAGATTCCCGTTTGCTTTCTAGTCTTTACAGCGGTAATTATCGAGCTTTAAGTGAATGGCTTACTAAAGCTTTTAAAGAGGGTACAGAcgtaaatataaaaattcttagtttatttttaaaaggaGAACCTAAAATGATAAGTCTGAGAGATACCCTTtccttatttttgtttttggtaaaaaagGATACCCATACCGGTTCGTTTCTTGAGGTCAAAGCTTCCTTGTTATCGAGATTACTTCGAGCTAAAAAATTGCATGAATTTCATATCGTTCTCTCTACTACCCCTAACTTCCAATCGTTAATTGAACACCGAAATTATGGCGTTTTATTTCCAGTATTAGATTATATTACTGTCAAAAAAGATTTCGacctttttgaagagcTTGACAATTCCCTTGTTAACTATGGAAGGGAAATTCCAGAAGATTTGTACATTGAACTTTTGAAATGCTATGGCCAAATGCCGAAAGACGTAAAATTCTACAAACTATTTAAAGCCTTCCTGGGGAAAAATCCagttttgaatgaaaatcaaaaacgtTATGTAAATAGCATCTTATTAGAGAGTTGTCATACTCACCTTTCTCGGGTACTTTACCAAGAATTCCCAGATGTTTTAAGGCCGAGCAACTCAATCCTGTTTTTCTGCTATTGCTTTAGGAAAAAAGGACATGAATGGATTCGGAAATATTTAAACATCGCTGAGTACTCCAAAGATGACTTACGAAATGGCATGATTACGAGCTCGAATGCTTCAAAAACGTTACTCAAAGCAATGTGTTCCAAATATGACTCAAGTCGAGCAATagattttctaaaaacGTGTTCTGCCGATGGACCTTACCCTTCAATTTTATTACAGGAGATTCTACATCATGCTCAGACTGAGAATAATAGCGAGAGTGTACAATGGCTAAAGTTTCAAGAAGTTTTTTCTCAACAATCCtgcgaaaaagaaaaaaaaagaacaccTGTTATTATATAG
- the alp21 gene encoding tubulin specific chaperone cofactor E has translation MKNILASEYASILGTRIVLVPEHQENSDFKIILDKDIDPKTFVKRCWRHKLPIIVKNRSLYCSKEFPFDKKKSFLNALQEKYGSSSPLISSLNLDNGKQIEFCGFQDIKSLQADFQRLRIVILENLQISSVDSGIDLGSILPGIQKLNLSNNLLTSMNDVLFLCSQLANLSELILDKNQYLFLDGLTHTYSIPQVSSLSLRDCNIQSYELNWIQITFPCLNELHLDYNDINLSQYTRFISTGILSLSHNTQLLTIDISSSSVFERTKWLNISFANVSDLNTLPLEKMQYLSFLDISGNNISSWDQITLLQKLKNLKELRVSLSKLHDKTDESRMFVIARLPVLMKLNDVSISKSEREDSEIYFSSYIRKYISEKEITSAGVLDRIEPVWRHIWKRHGLPVLDFYQDRKVEKKPGIIKDNISRPVCATYDESHESLYFRFHQNWTVLSVKALIASQFNLRAHENVFQFKGQEDKDFQTIDYTQDEKQLFELPFTIIEVKVKSLRNE, from the exons atgaagaatatTCTTGCTTCTGAATACGCTAGTATTTTGGGTACACGTATTGTTCTTGTACCAGAACATCAAGAAAATAGTGATTTCAAGATTATTTTAGACAAGGATATCGAtccaaaaacttttgtaaaaagatGCTGGCGTCACAAACTACCAAT AATTGTGAAAAATCGAAGCCTGTACTGCTCGAAAgaatttccttttgataaaaagaaatcttttttaaatgctTTGCAGGAAAAGTATGGGAGTTCTTCACCATTAATATCGTCATTAAACTTGGATAATGGCAAACAAATTGAGTTTTGCGGGTTTCAAGACATCAAAAGCTTGCAAGCAGACTTTCAGAGGTTAAGGATAgtaattttggaaaacttgCAAATATCTTCAGTTGATAGTGGTATAGATCTTGGATCCATTTTACCAG GGATCCAAAAACTTAATTTATCTAATAACTTACTCACTTCTATGAATGATGTGCTATTCCTATGCAGTCAGTTGGCAAATTTGAGCGAATTGATTTTGGA CAAGAACCAATACCTATTTTTGGATGGATTAACTCATACATACTCTATCCCCCAAGTATCGAGCCTATCATTAAGAGATTGTAACATTCAATCATATGAACTTAATTGGATACAAATCACATTTCCTTGCCTTAACGAACTTCACCTGGATTACAATGATATAAATTTAAGCCAGTATACTCGTTTTATATCAACCGGAATCCTTAGCTTGTCACACAACACTCAGTTATTGACAATTGAtatctcttcttcttctgtgTTTGAAAG AACAAAATGGCttaatatttcttttgctaatGTTTCCGACTTAAATACTTTACCCTTAGAAAAGATGCAATACTTATCTTTTCTAGATATTTCAGGAAACAACATTAGCTCATGGGATCAAATAACTCTTTTACAGAAACTTAAAAATCTGAAAGAACTTCGTGTCTCTCTTTCAAAACTTCATGATAAGACTGATGAGAGTAGAATGTTTGTTATTGCTCGCCTACCTGTCCTAATGAAACTTAATGATGTTTCTATAAGCAAGAGTGAACGCGAGGATTctgaaatttatttttcctcGTATATACGCAAGTACATTTCAGAGAAGGAAATCACTTCTGCTGGTGTATTGGATAGAATAGAGCCCGTTTGGCGACACATCTGGAAAAGACATGGTTTGCCAGTACTAGATTTTTATCAAGACAGAAAAGTCGAAAAGAAGCCAGGTATAATTAAAGACAATATATCACGGCCTGTGTGTGCTACGTACGATGAAAGTCACGAATCTCTTTACTTTCGATTCCATCAAAACTGGACGGTTTTATCGGTTAAAGCACTAATCGCATCTCAGTTTAACTTGCGCGCTCACGAAAACGTGTTCCAGTTTAAAGGTcaagaagacaaagacTTTCAAACAATTGATTATACCCAGGACGAAAAGCAGCTATTTGAATTACCATTCACGATTATAGAAGttaaagtaaaaagtttAAGGAACGAATAA
- the crf1 gene encoding transcriptional corepressor for ribosomal proteins via TOR signaling pathway Crf1 yields the protein MELANSGIYDFGINENYDGSEGEDEEDEFPGELEFSLSFGNLATPFIGKDGEFDSGLGLNDTIALDENQFAVLDGINDGVDFGSELNEKNFLDGENSLHTITKDSKNQLEDGKLDWKTSHGPESNTLTKFFSEKFEPSRTEPQSIKNNGFTSHEESNALTENPMSLEDLKFLHKKDLLTERRKSASLLSNARKASEIYPEKDAVVSDAAEIFASSDDEDEVAEEDLVSASWVDNLDIDMASFNSHRNEAYIPDHDNLDERSDDEFLLGILSSDSSVENLNDDERDDVDFIGWECFFDDSSDELDPLTRSSRNGAYRRHSFSTSRPQEDDGDTTDEEVPQLCEPKLGRSTSLQETPSNSSSAMFDPLASAFSDPPFSKVSSFPIPEDAGLETSQSKPTSPIKDSFHPENHTNNDGPVLASFVDTSPVITSDANGISSFELDPKLNYSQPKPPVLGTWNREPDHLVGFIDGKHSHSLYEDKFNASKKGDVETPIPTQSSNKTSNTEEPSLDDILDTSLLQAATTNNDTKPEESVTSQEDNLLNRWEKIPIGTFRRNQYIKSMARKDELIRDEWCTLAIKSREKRRHKQRSATLNNVSSVAAKPKHSRKARRALKKKAKKITYRQLHSDFQSTLEDDRTDGSYFDNDYETVGLGLGPELSPLFEVLESTGY from the coding sequence ATGGAATTAGCAAATAGTGGGATATATGACTTTGGAATAAACGAGAATTATGATGGAAGTGAAGGAGAGGATGAAGAGGATGAATTCCCAGGAGAATTGGAATTCTCATTGAGCTTTGGAAATTTGGCGACACCATTCATCGGTAAGGATGGTGAATTTGATAGTGGACTAGGACTTAATGACACGATCGCACTTGACGAAAATCAATTTGCAGTTCTGGATGGCATTAATGATGGAGTCGACTTTGGATCGGAgttgaatgaaaagaattttttggATGGCGAAAATAGCTTACATACGATTACGAAAGACTCTAAAAATCAATTAGAGGATGGAAAATTAGATTGGAAAACTAGTCATGGTCCTGAAAGTAATACGttaacaaaatttttctctGAAAAGTTTGAGCCAAGCAGGACCGAGCCTCAATCCATAAAGAATAATGGATTTACGAGCCATGAAGAGTCCAATGCGCTTACGGAAAACCCTATGAGCTTAGAAGATTTGAAGTTTTTACACAAAAAAGACTTGTTAACAGAACGTCGAAAATCCGCGTCCCTTTTGAGCAATGCTAGGAAAGCATCTGAAATCTATCCAGAAAAAGACGCTGTTGTATCAGATGCTGCCGAAATTTTTGCAAGTTCggatgatgaagatgagGTTGCTGAAGAAGACTTGGTCAGTGCATCCTGGGTCGATAACCTCGACATCGATATGGCATCGTTCAACAGTCATCGCAACGAGGCATATATTCCTGATCATGATAACTTGGACGAGCGCTCAGATGACGAGTTTTTGCTTGGTATTTTGAGTTCTGACTCGAGTGTTGAAAATTTAAACGATGATGAACGCGATGACGTTGATTTCATTGGATGGGAATGCTTTTTCGATGATTCTTCCGATGAATTGGATCCATTGACTCGCAGTTCCCGCAATGGTGCTTACCGTCgtcattccttttctacAAGTCGTCCTCAAGAGGATGACGGCGACACTACGGATGAAGAAGTGCCTCAGCTTTGTGAACCCAAGCTTGGCAGATCTACCTCTTTGCAAGAAACCCCttctaattcttcttccgCCATGTTCGACCCTCTAGCTTCTGCTTTTTCTGACCCCCCCTTCTCTAAggtttcttcctttcctaTTCCAGAAGATGCTGGATTGGAAACTTCGCAATCTAAACCTACTTCACCAATTAAAGATTCCTTTCATCCTGAAAATCATACTAACAACGATGGACCCGTTCTCGCTAGCTTTGTAGATACATCTCCCGTTATCACGTCTGATGCAAATGGCATTTCCTCGTTCGAATTGGATCCGAAATTGAATTATTCTCAACCTAAACCTCCCGTTTTAGGTACATGGAATAGAGAACCTGACCATTTGGTTGGCTTTATTGACGGAAAGCATTCCCACTCTCTTTATGAAGACAAGTTTAACGCATCTAAGAAAGGCGATGTGGAGACCCCTATCCCCACACAATcttcaaacaaaacatcAAATACTGAAGAACCATCTTTGGATGATATCCTTGATACATCGCTTCTCCAAGCTGCTACGACTAATAATGATACGAAACCTGAGGAATCTGTAACCAGCCAAGAGGATAACCTTCTGAATCGCTGGGAGAAAATTCCTATTGGTACATTCAGACGGAATCAATACATTAAATCGATGGCTCGAAAAGACGAACTTATTCGAGACGAATGGTGCACCTTGGCTATCAAGTCTCGCGAAAAGCGAAGACATAAGCAACGATCTGCTACACTTAACAATGTTAGTTCGGTCGCTGCAAAGCCGAAGCATTCTCGTAAAGCTCGTCGTGCacttaaaaagaaagcaaagaaaatcacATATCGACAATTACACTCAGACTTCCAAAGCACTTTAGAAGATGATCGAACTGACGGCTCTTATTTTGATAACGATTATGAAACTGTTGGTTTAGGTCTTGGTCCTGAGTTGTCTCCTCTATTCGAAGTTCTGGAATCTACTGGGTattaa
- the gdi1 gene encoding GDP dissociation inhibitor Gdi1, which translates to MDEEYDVIVLGTGLTECILSGLLSIDGKKVLHIDRNDYYGADSASLNLTQLYGMFRQGEERPENLGRDRDWCVDLVPKFLMANGDLTNILVYTDVTRYIEFKQISGSYVYRDGRIAKVPGNEMEALKSPLMSLFEKRRAKKFLEWVSNYREEDPSTQKDINLDRDSMETVYKKFGLQSGTQDFIGHAMALYLDESYIKKPARETRDRILLYASSMAKFGKSPYIYPMYGLGELPQGFARLSAIYGGTYMLGQPVDAIEYDGNGVAVGVRSGEQVAKAKQVVGDPSYFREKVRSIGRLVRAICILDHPIPNTDNLDSVQIIIPQNQVKRKHDIYIACISSVHNVCPKGYYLAIISTIVETANPLSEIAPGLKLLGPVVESFSRVQELYEPMEDGTKDQCYITKSVDATSHFETMARDVRNIYKRMTGNDLVLKKRESAEIS; encoded by the exons ATGGATGAGGAATACGACGTAATTGTGCTGGGAACAGGACTTACAGAATGTATTTTGAGCGGTTTGCTCAGTATTGATGGGAAGAAAGTCTTGCACATTGATAGAAATGACTACTATGGAGC AGATTCGGCTAGTTTGAATTTAACTCAGCTGTATGGAATGTTTCGACAAGGTGAAGAACGCCCAGAAAACCTTGGTCGTGATCGAGATTGGTGTGTAGATTTAGTCCCCAAATTTCTGATGGCCAATGGAGATTTGACCAATATTTTGGTTTATACCGACGTTACTCGCTATATCGAGTTTAAGCAAATTTCTGGTAGTTATGTATACCGAGATGGGAGAATCGCAAAAGTACCAGGGAATGAGATGGAAGCTTTGAAGAGCCCTCTGATGAGTTTATTTGAGAAGCGCCGAGctaaaaagtttttggaGTGGGTTAGCAACTACCGCGAAGAGGATCCCAGCACGCAGAAAGACATCAATTTGGATCGCGATTCCATGGAGACAGTATACAAAAAGTTTGGTCTTCAATCGGGTACACAAGATTTCATTGGACATGCCATGGCGCTTTATTTGGACGAGTCGTACATTAAGAAGCCTGCCCGTGAGACGCGAGACCGTATCTTGTTGTATGCCTCTTCGATGGCCAAATTTGGCAAATCCCCTTATATTTATCCCATGTATGGTCTTGGAGAGCTTCCTCAAGGATTTGCTCGTTTGAGTGCGATTTATGGCGGGACATACATGCTTGGCCAACCAGTGGATGCAATAGAGTATGATGGAAATGGCGTTGCCGTTGGAGTTCGTAGTGGAGAACAAGTAGCCAAGGCAAAGCAGGTTGTTGGTGACCCATCGTATTTCCGAGAAAAGGTACGCAGCATTGGCAGATTGGTCCGTGCCATTTGTATTTTAGATCACCCAATTCCTAATACGGACAATTTGGATTCCGTGCAAATTATAATTCCCCAAAACCAAGTCAAGAGAAAGCATGATATTTACATTGCATGCATTTCATCTGTACATAATGTATGCCCTAAAGGATACTATTTGGCGATAATTTCTACGATTGTAGAAACCGCCAATCCTTTATCTGAAATTGCACCAGGCTTGAAATTATTGGGTCCTGTTGTGGAGTCCTTTTCTCGGGTGCAAGAGTTATACGAGCCGATGGAAGATGGTACAAAGGACCAATGCTATATTACAAAGAGTGTTGATGCTACATCGCACTTTGAAACGATGGCTCGCGATGTCCGTAATATCTATAAGCGTATGACAGGCAACGATTTagttttgaagaagagagAATCCGCCGAAATTTCTTGA
- the seh1 gene encoding GATOR2-SEACAT complex WD repeat subunit Seh1, with the protein MDKVESTTIETNHKDLINDVSYDFYGRRMASCSADQRVKVYDFDEESENWKISSEWRAGDASLMRIEWAHPEFGQVLAVCSLDRGVRVYQEQKGGLHTKAWVEVAKLMDARSAVLDISFCPIQHGCKLAAISADATLRIYEALEPENISSWTLMDEIKLLPSPPSRNEQSSFCVSWCPSRWRTQCVAVGCMDKAYLYTQNASAKWKQIASLPGHADLVRDIAWAPSMGRLYHLLATASKDGNVRIFKVSIPLQPNQTNSFEYESPAETTHEPIKVELIGEYDNHKCQVWRCQFNVTGTILSTSGDDGCIRLWKASYANLFKCISVVSLERKPERAV; encoded by the exons ATGGACAAGGTTGAATCGACAACAATTGAGACTAATCATAAGGACTTAATTAATGATGTATCATACG ATTTCTACGGTCGTAGGATGGCTTCATGTTCCGCGGACCAACGAGTAAAAGTCTACgattttgatgaagagAGCGAGAATTGGAAAATCTCGTCTGAGTGGAGAGCTGGAGATGCGAGCCTTATGAGAATTGAATGGGCTCACCCAGAATTTGGTCAGGTCTTAGCTGTCTGTAGCTTAGACAGAGGTGTTCGAGTTTACCAGGAACAAAAGGGAGGTTTACATACGAAAGCATGGGTCGAGGTTGCAAAATTAATGGATGCCAGAAGTGCAGTTTTAGATATCAGCTTTTGTCCTATCCAGCATGGTTGTAAACTTGCTGCAATTTCAGCAGATGCTACTTTGAGGATATATGAAGCTCTCGAGCctgaaaatatttcttcttggaCTTTGATGGATGAGATTAAATTGCTCCCTTCTCCCCCTTCTCGTAATGAACAATCTTCCTTTTGTGTCAGTTGGTGCCCTTCTCGTTGGCGCACTCAATGCGTTGCCGTGGGGTGTATGGACAAAGCTTACTTATATACTCAAAACGCTAGTGCAAAATGGAAGCAAATTGCTTCCTTGCCTGGACATGCCGATCTCGTCCGTGACATTGCATGGGCGCCTTCGATGGGACGCCTCTACCATTTACTAGCCACAGCCAGCAAGGACGGAAATGTACgcattttcaaagtttctATTCCTTTACAACCAAACCAAACAAACTCTTTTGAATACGAGTCTCCCGCGGAGACCACTCATGAACCCATAAAGGTAGAGTTGATTGGTGAATATGATAATCACAAGTGCCAGGTTTGGAGGTGTCAGTTTAACGTTACCGGTACAATTTTAAGCACTTCTGGTGATGACGGTTGTATTCGACTATGGAAAGCTTCATACGCTAATCTCTTCAAATGCATTTCGGTAGTTTCATTAGAAAG AAAACCGGAACGCGCTGTTTAA